One genomic region from Pseudomonas sp. R5-89-07 encodes:
- a CDS encoding GAF domain-containing protein — protein MMNWLQDSSEMADRVRRHDWANTPLGPLEHWPDVLKTTVALCFASSFPQAIVWGPQLITLYNDAFVPILGNKPDALGRPFSEVWHEVWDDIRPIADTAFAGHATYIENFPLLIERNEAPEQAYFTFCYSPIRDAQGKVVGLLDTVTETTATVFLARRLEVLDAIGSSVATATDAEDIMTSTTRLVAEHLQVSICAYADMEDDQDGFTIRGDWSAQGSPSIIGHYSLAAFGERAVTNLRAGEPLVVCNNLLELPPHEAATFQTLGVTATICMPLIKDGRLTALMAVHDKQPRYWSSYDLALLGEVTERSWAHIERVRADAAVREGLAAYTELNATLEQRVEERTRALAQAEAALRQSQKLEAIGQLTGGVAHDFNNLLTIIRSSVDFLRQPGLSEERRQRYMCAVSDTVERASKLTSQLLAFARRQPLNPQVFDVSQRVQNIGDMLESVTGARIHVQVQLPDQPCYARIDPSQFETALINIALNARDAMDGQGTLSIKVAAQQPLPRIRGDAESRLPHISIALADTGIGIPGDTFERIFEPFFTTKAVGKGTGLGLSQVFGFAKQSGGNIDVASSLGQGTVFTLYLPQVEGEAAPQQEEHQDLPPPLDVAQLHVLIVEDNLEVGRFASQILKDLGYQTTWATNAEQALTLAGKDAEAFDAVFSDVVMPGMTGVAMSRLMRQRRPDLPVVLVSGYSEELADSGYEGFEFLAKPYSAEQVARALARAMTKDQPATAT, from the coding sequence ATGATGAACTGGCTGCAAGATAGCAGCGAAATGGCGGACCGGGTTCGTCGGCATGATTGGGCCAATACGCCCCTGGGGCCGCTTGAACACTGGCCCGACGTGCTCAAGACAACCGTCGCGCTGTGCTTCGCCTCCAGTTTTCCCCAGGCCATTGTCTGGGGGCCGCAGTTGATCACCCTCTACAACGATGCATTCGTGCCGATCCTGGGCAACAAGCCCGACGCGTTGGGTCGCCCGTTCAGCGAGGTGTGGCATGAGGTGTGGGATGACATCCGCCCTATCGCCGACACTGCATTTGCCGGGCATGCCACCTATATCGAAAACTTTCCGCTGTTGATCGAGCGTAACGAGGCACCTGAACAGGCGTATTTCACCTTTTGCTACAGCCCGATCCGGGACGCACAAGGCAAGGTGGTCGGGTTGCTCGATACGGTGACCGAAACCACCGCCACCGTGTTCCTCGCCCGGCGCCTGGAAGTGCTGGACGCCATCGGCAGCAGCGTCGCCACCGCCACCGATGCCGAAGACATCATGACCTCGACCACCCGCCTGGTGGCCGAACACCTGCAAGTTTCCATCTGCGCCTACGCCGACATGGAAGACGACCAGGACGGTTTTACCATTCGCGGCGACTGGTCGGCGCAAGGCTCGCCGAGCATCATCGGCCATTACAGCCTGGCCGCGTTCGGTGAGCGTGCGGTGACCAACCTGCGCGCCGGCGAGCCCCTGGTGGTGTGCAACAACCTGCTCGAATTGCCGCCCCATGAAGCGGCGACCTTCCAGACGCTTGGGGTCACGGCGACTATCTGCATGCCCTTGATCAAGGACGGGCGTCTCACCGCGCTGATGGCCGTGCACGACAAACAGCCCCGCTACTGGTCCTCCTATGACCTGGCGCTGTTGGGCGAAGTCACCGAACGCTCCTGGGCACACATCGAACGCGTACGCGCCGATGCCGCCGTGCGTGAAGGCCTGGCAGCCTATACCGAGCTCAACGCCACCCTGGAGCAGCGCGTGGAAGAACGCACCCGCGCCCTCGCCCAGGCTGAAGCTGCGCTGCGCCAGTCGCAGAAGCTTGAGGCCATCGGCCAACTCACCGGCGGCGTCGCCCATGATTTCAATAACCTGCTGACGATCATTCGCTCATCCGTGGACTTCCTGCGCCAGCCGGGGCTGTCGGAAGAACGCCGGCAACGCTACATGTGCGCGGTGTCCGATACGGTCGAGCGGGCCAGCAAGCTGACCAGCCAACTGCTCGCCTTTGCCCGCCGCCAGCCATTGAATCCGCAGGTCTTCGATGTCAGCCAACGGGTGCAGAACATCGGCGACATGCTTGAGAGCGTCACCGGCGCGCGCATTCACGTACAGGTGCAATTGCCCGACCAGCCCTGCTATGCGCGCATCGACCCCAGCCAGTTCGAAACCGCCCTGATCAACATCGCCCTCAATGCCCGCGACGCGATGGACGGCCAGGGCACCCTGAGCATCAAGGTCGCCGCGCAGCAGCCACTGCCGCGCATCCGCGGGGATGCCGAGTCGCGGCTGCCCCACATCAGCATCGCCCTGGCCGACACCGGCATCGGTATTCCCGGCGATACCTTCGAGCGCATTTTCGAACCGTTTTTCACCACCAAAGCCGTCGGTAAGGGCACAGGACTGGGCTTGTCCCAGGTATTCGGCTTTGCCAAGCAATCGGGCGGCAATATCGATGTGGCCAGTTCCCTCGGGCAAGGCACGGTGTTCACCCTGTACCTGCCCCAAGTAGAAGGCGAAGCTGCGCCGCAGCAGGAAGAACACCAGGATCTTCCACCCCCGCTGGATGTTGCCCAATTGCATGTCCTGATCGTGGAGGACAACCTGGAAGTGGGACGCTTCGCCAGCCAGATCCTCAAGGACCTGGGCTACCAGACCACCTGGGCCACCAACGCCGAACAGGCGCTGACGCTTGCCGGCAAAGACGCCGAGGCCTTCGATGCGGTTTTCTCGGATGTGGTCATGCCGGGCATGACCGGTGTCGCCATGTCGAGATTGATGCGCCAGCGCCGGCCGGACCTGCCGGTAGTGCTCGTCTCAGGCTACAGCGAAGAACTGGCGGACAGTGGTTATGAAGGTTTTGAGTTCCTTGCCAAACCCTACTCCGCCGAACAGGTCGCGCGGGCGTTGGCCAGGGCCATGACCAAGGATCAGCCCGCCACGGCCACCTGA
- a CDS encoding diguanylate cyclase, with product MAPLSAVRQAARMNSHGQDPDRVIEEQVRTDRLHQLFRQSFPAIFGSYLGAVMLCWLCWDRFDQSVILVWLVLLAGSSLLRLQLFVEWFRCPDSERTPARWERRYWLTLMLSAGIWGSGALAVMPVDDRVSQVLVMLFAVGMSVSAVSCYSAYRYMSLGSMGLVLLPCTLWLLFQPSPMQVGVALAVLVFSSFVVGATRKLSDALEKAFRLTRQMERAHAISTLAAQTDELTGLMNRRAFFERAQLLHAQCRREQQPLCALMLDMDHFKNINDTYGHQTGDQVLRQIGGVISAGFRQVDVYGRLGGEEFAILLPDTSLETARSLAAQLVQAIGELKAGPVQGLSASLGLASTHAQALDLYVLMDSADQALYQAKARGRNQVAVAG from the coding sequence ATGGCGCCTTTGTCGGCAGTCAGACAGGCAGCGCGCATGAACAGCCATGGGCAAGACCCGGATCGCGTTATCGAGGAGCAGGTGCGAACCGACCGTTTGCACCAGCTGTTTCGCCAGTCGTTCCCGGCCATCTTTGGCAGCTACCTGGGCGCGGTCATGCTCTGCTGGCTGTGCTGGGACCGCTTCGATCAGTCGGTGATCCTGGTCTGGCTGGTGCTGCTGGCGGGCTCGTCACTGCTGCGCCTACAGCTCTTCGTCGAATGGTTCCGCTGCCCGGACAGCGAGCGAACCCCTGCGCGCTGGGAGCGTCGCTATTGGCTGACACTGATGCTGTCGGCGGGCATCTGGGGGAGCGGGGCGCTGGCGGTGATGCCGGTCGATGATCGCGTGTCCCAGGTACTGGTCATGCTGTTTGCGGTGGGCATGTCGGTCAGCGCGGTGTCCTGCTATTCGGCCTACCGTTACATGTCGCTGGGGTCCATGGGCCTGGTGTTGTTGCCCTGTACCTTGTGGCTGCTGTTCCAGCCATCACCGATGCAGGTGGGCGTGGCGCTGGCGGTATTGGTGTTCTCGTCCTTTGTGGTGGGTGCCACGCGCAAACTGTCCGACGCTTTGGAAAAGGCCTTTCGCCTGACTCGGCAAATGGAGCGTGCTCACGCGATTTCCACGCTCGCCGCGCAGACTGATGAATTGACCGGCTTGATGAACCGTCGTGCCTTTTTCGAGCGTGCCCAGCTGCTGCATGCGCAATGTCGTCGCGAACAGCAGCCGTTGTGCGCGCTGATGCTGGACATGGATCACTTCAAAAACATCAATGACACTTACGGCCATCAGACCGGGGACCAGGTCTTGCGCCAGATCGGCGGCGTGATCAGTGCCGGGTTCCGCCAGGTGGACGTGTACGGTCGCCTGGGCGGCGAAGAATTTGCGATCCTTTTGCCCGACACTTCGCTTGAGACCGCGCGCAGTCTCGCAGCACAATTGGTTCAGGCCATTGGTGAGCTGAAGGCCGGCCCGGTGCAGGGGCTGAGTGCCAGCCTGGGTCTGGCCTCGACCCATGCCCAGGCGCTGGATCTGTATGTCTTGATGGACAGCGCCGACCAGGCGCTGTACCAGGCCAAGGCGCGTGGCCGCAATCAGGTGGCCGTGGCGGGCTGA
- the glgB gene encoding 1,4-alpha-glucan branching protein GlgB, translating into MSFTHKEPLQPKLTAMPASKDVDALVRAEHHDPFSILGPHDDEQGGQFIRAFLPEALSVQVLARDSGEPIGSLDATQVPGLFVGHFGTRQDYLLKIQWAGGEQITEDPYSFSQLLLGEMDLYLFAEGNHRDLGNCLGAQVTTVDGVQGVRFAVWAPNARRVSVVGDFNIWDGRRHPMRLRHPSGVWEIFIPRLQPGAAYKYEILGAHGILPLKADPVALATQLPPDTASKVAAPLQVDWQDHEWMQARGDKQKSTAPLSIYELHVGSWQCELDEAGEVSRQYGWRELADRLIPYVQQLGFTHIELMPIMEHPFGGSWGYQALSQFAPSARFGSPEDFAYFVNACHQADIGVILDWVPAHFPTDTHGLAQFDGTALYEYANPLEGFHQDWDTLIYNLGRTEVHGFMLASALHWLKHFHVDGLRVDAVASMLYRDYSRKAGEWVPNRHGGRENLEAIEFLRHLNDVVALEAPGALVIAEESTAWPGVSQSTQQGGLGFNYKWNMGWMHDSLHYIQQDPVYRAHHHNELSFGLVYAWSERFILPISHDEVVHGKHSLIDKMPGDRWQKFANLRAYLSFMWMHPGKKLLFMGCEFGQWREWNHDQQLDWYLLQYPEHRGVQKLVGDLNRLYREEPALHEQDDAPQGFQWLIGDDAINSVYAWLRWSKDGKPVLVVANFTPVPREAYAVGVPFAGRWSEVINSDADMYAGSNYGNGGAVQTQDEPRHGQPVSLSLNLPPLGVLILRPEEG; encoded by the coding sequence ATGAGTTTTACGCATAAAGAACCGCTGCAGCCCAAGTTGACTGCAATGCCGGCGTCCAAGGACGTCGACGCGCTGGTGCGCGCCGAGCACCACGATCCATTCTCGATCCTTGGGCCGCACGACGATGAGCAGGGCGGGCAATTTATCCGCGCGTTCCTGCCCGAAGCCTTGAGCGTCCAGGTACTGGCCCGTGACAGTGGCGAGCCGATCGGCAGCCTCGACGCGACCCAGGTGCCGGGACTGTTCGTTGGGCACTTCGGCACGCGCCAGGACTACCTGCTGAAGATTCAGTGGGCCGGCGGCGAGCAGATCACCGAAGACCCGTACAGCTTCAGCCAGTTGCTGCTGGGTGAAATGGACCTGTACCTGTTTGCCGAAGGTAACCACCGTGACCTGGGCAACTGCCTGGGCGCTCAGGTGACGACAGTGGACGGCGTGCAGGGCGTACGCTTTGCCGTCTGGGCACCGAATGCCCGACGGGTCTCGGTGGTGGGCGACTTCAACATATGGGACGGTCGCCGGCACCCGATGCGCTTGCGTCACCCTTCCGGCGTGTGGGAGATCTTTATCCCGCGCCTGCAACCCGGTGCGGCTTACAAGTACGAAATTCTCGGTGCCCACGGCATCCTGCCGCTCAAGGCCGACCCGGTGGCCCTGGCCACTCAACTGCCGCCGGATACTGCTTCCAAGGTCGCCGCGCCGTTGCAGGTGGACTGGCAGGACCATGAGTGGATGCAGGCGCGCGGTGACAAGCAGAAATCCACCGCGCCGCTGTCGATCTATGAGTTGCACGTCGGTTCCTGGCAGTGCGAACTCGACGAGGCCGGCGAAGTGTCGCGCCAGTACGGTTGGCGCGAACTGGCCGATCGCCTGATTCCCTATGTGCAGCAACTGGGCTTCACCCATATCGAGTTGATGCCGATCATGGAGCATCCGTTCGGCGGTTCCTGGGGCTATCAAGCCTTGTCTCAGTTCGCACCGAGCGCGCGTTTTGGCTCGCCGGAGGATTTCGCCTATTTCGTCAACGCCTGCCATCAGGCCGATATCGGCGTGATCCTCGACTGGGTGCCGGCGCATTTTCCGACCGACACCCACGGCCTGGCGCAATTCGACGGTACCGCACTGTACGAATACGCCAACCCGCTGGAAGGTTTCCACCAGGACTGGGACACGCTGATCTACAACCTGGGCCGCACCGAAGTGCACGGTTTCATGCTGGCGTCGGCGTTGCACTGGCTCAAGCACTTCCACGTCGATGGCCTGCGTGTGGATGCGGTGGCTTCGATGCTGTACCGCGATTATTCGCGCAAAGCCGGTGAATGGGTGCCCAACCGCCACGGTGGCCGGGAAAACCTCGAAGCCATCGAATTCCTGCGCCACTTGAACGACGTGGTAGCGCTGGAGGCGCCGGGCGCCCTGGTGATCGCCGAGGAATCCACCGCGTGGCCGGGCGTGAGCCAAAGTACCCAGCAAGGTGGCCTGGGATTCAACTACAAGTGGAACATGGGCTGGATGCATGACTCGCTGCATTACATCCAGCAAGACCCGGTGTACCGCGCCCATCACCACAATGAGCTGAGTTTCGGCCTGGTGTACGCCTGGTCCGAGCGCTTTATCCTGCCGATTTCCCATGATGAAGTGGTGCATGGCAAGCACTCGCTGATCGACAAGATGCCCGGCGACCGCTGGCAGAAATTCGCCAACCTGCGCGCCTACCTGAGTTTCATGTGGATGCACCCGGGCAAGAAGCTGCTGTTCATGGGCTGCGAGTTCGGCCAGTGGCGTGAGTGGAACCACGACCAGCAACTGGACTGGTATCTGCTGCAGTACCCCGAGCACCGTGGGGTGCAGAAGCTGGTGGGCGACTTGAACCGCCTGTACCGCGAGGAGCCAGCGCTGCACGAGCAGGATGACGCACCCCAGGGCTTCCAGTGGCTGATTGGCGACGATGCGATCAACAGCGTCTATGCCTGGCTGCGCTGGAGCAAGGACGGCAAGCCGGTACTGGTGGTCGCCAACTTTACCCCAGTGCCCCGTGAGGCATACGCTGTCGGCGTACCGTTCGCCGGGCGCTGGAGCGAAGTGATCAACAGTGACGCCGACATGTATGCCGGGTCCAACTACGGTAATGGCGGCGCGGTGCAAACCCAGGATGAACCGCGCCACGGGCAGCCGGTGTCGCTGTCGTTGAACCTGCCACCTCTGGGGGTGCTGATTTTGCGGCCTGAAGAGGGTTAA
- the treS gene encoding maltose alpha-D-glucosyltransferase, with protein sequence MAKKPKPATFIKDPLWYKDAVIYQVHVKSYFDSNNDGIGDFPGLIAKLDYIADLGVNTIWLLPFYPSPRRDDGYDIAEYRGVHSDYGTMADARRFIAEAHKRGLRVITELVINHTSDQHPWFQRARKAKPGSAARDFYVWSDDDQKYDGTRIIFLDTEKSNWTWDPVAGQYFWHRFYSHQPDLNFDNPQVMKAVLSVMRYWLDLGIDGLRLDAIPYLIERDGTNNENLAETHEVLKQIRAEIDAHYPDRMLLAEANQWPEDTQLYFGDRKGDDGDECHMAFHFPLMPRMYMALAQEDRFPITDILRQTPEIPANCQWAIFLRNHDELTLEMVTDKERDYLWNYYAADRRARINLGIRRRLAPLMERDRRRVELLNSLLLSMPGTPTLYYGDEIGMGDNIYLGDRDGVRTPMQWSIDRNGGFSRADPASLVLPPIMDAQYGYQSVNVETQAQDPHSLLNWTRRMLAVRKQSKAFGRGSLKMLSPANRRILTYTREYTGEDGHTEIILCVANVSRSAQAAELDLSGFAGMVPVEMLGGNAFPPIGQLNFLLTLAPYGFYWFVLAAENQMPSWHVEPAQSIPDFTTLVLKKRMEELLEEPCRTTLEHTSLPAWLPKRRWFAGKDAAIDSVHIAYGVRFGDAQHPVLLSEIDVTSAGQTSRYQLPFGFLGEDQLTTALPQQLAMARVRRSRQVGLVTDAFSLEHFVRSVIQGLQAGTVLNSSEGDLRFEATPHLAALQLTDEAAVRYLSAEQSNSSVVVGESLVLKLIRKVSAGVHPELEMSAYLTEAAYPNISPLMGSMSRRDVQGEDNLLMIAQGYLSNQGDAWSWTQNNLERAIRDELAEAISEQEQHYNALGELADFAGLLGQRLGEMHVVLGAPTQNKDFKPEVTSVKDTQAWAKDVGAQIQRALQLLKLNQSQLNPADQALVSELLAQEKAIGTHVHALAKATLGGLRIRVHGDLHLGQVLVVKGDAYLIDFEGEPARPLHERRGKHSPYKDVSGVLRSFDYAAAMALNVQAVDHSPQAQAARRRVTERYLSEARQAFTQAYQAATATLAHDWQDANGQDAALTLFSLEKAAYEVAYEAENRPSWLPVPLQGLHGLLSGLTPESKTARGGETS encoded by the coding sequence ATGGCGAAAAAACCCAAGCCAGCCACCTTTATCAAAGACCCGCTCTGGTACAAGGACGCGGTGATTTACCAGGTGCACGTCAAATCCTATTTCGACTCCAACAACGACGGCATTGGTGACTTTCCCGGGCTGATCGCCAAGCTCGACTACATTGCCGACCTCGGCGTGAACACCATCTGGCTGCTGCCGTTCTACCCTTCGCCACGCCGCGACGACGGCTATGACATCGCCGAATACCGTGGCGTGCACAGCGACTACGGCACCATGGCCGACGCCAGGCGCTTCATTGCCGAAGCGCACAAGCGTGGGCTGCGGGTGATCACGGAGCTTGTGATCAACCACACCTCCGACCAGCACCCCTGGTTCCAGCGTGCGCGCAAGGCCAAACCGGGCTCGGCGGCGCGGGACTTCTACGTCTGGTCCGATGATGACCAGAAATACGACGGCACGCGGATCATCTTCCTCGACACCGAGAAGTCCAACTGGACCTGGGACCCCGTGGCCGGCCAATACTTCTGGCACCGCTTCTATTCGCACCAGCCCGACCTCAATTTCGATAACCCGCAGGTCATGAAAGCGGTGCTGTCGGTGATGCGCTACTGGCTCGACCTGGGCATCGACGGCCTGCGCCTGGATGCGATTCCCTACCTGATCGAGCGTGACGGCACCAACAACGAGAACCTTGCCGAAACCCACGAGGTGCTCAAGCAGATCCGCGCCGAGATCGACGCGCATTACCCGGATCGCATGCTGCTGGCCGAAGCCAACCAATGGCCGGAAGACACCCAACTCTACTTCGGTGACCGTAAAGGCGACGACGGCGATGAATGCCATATGGCCTTCCACTTCCCGTTGATGCCGCGCATGTACATGGCCCTGGCCCAGGAAGATCGCTTCCCGATCACCGACATCCTGCGTCAGACCCCGGAAATCCCGGCCAATTGCCAGTGGGCGATCTTCCTGCGCAACCACGATGAACTGACCCTGGAAATGGTCACCGACAAAGAACGTGACTACCTGTGGAACTACTACGCCGCCGACCGCCGCGCGCGTATCAACCTGGGCATTCGGCGACGCCTGGCGCCTTTGATGGAGCGTGACCGGCGCCGCGTCGAACTGCTCAACAGCCTGCTGTTGTCCATGCCCGGCACGCCGACCCTCTACTACGGTGACGAAATCGGCATGGGCGACAACATTTACCTGGGCGACCGCGATGGCGTGCGCACACCGATGCAGTGGTCCATCGACCGTAATGGCGGTTTCTCCCGCGCCGACCCGGCCAGCCTGGTGTTGCCGCCGATCATGGACGCGCAATACGGCTATCAGTCGGTCAACGTCGAAACCCAAGCCCAGGACCCGCATTCACTGCTGAACTGGACGCGGCGCATGCTCGCGGTGCGCAAGCAATCCAAGGCGTTTGGCCGTGGCAGCCTGAAAATGCTCTCGCCCGCCAACCGCCGCATCCTGACGTATACCCGCGAATACACCGGGGAGGACGGCCACACCGAAATCATCCTGTGCGTGGCCAACGTCTCGCGCAGTGCCCAGGCGGCAGAGCTGGACCTGTCGGGCTTCGCTGGCATGGTACCGGTAGAGATGCTGGGCGGTAACGCGTTCCCGCCTATCGGCCAGCTCAATTTCCTGCTGACCCTGGCGCCCTATGGCTTTTATTGGTTTGTGCTGGCTGCCGAAAACCAGATGCCCAGCTGGCATGTGGAACCGGCCCAGAGCATTCCTGACTTCACGACATTGGTGTTGAAAAAACGTATGGAAGAATTATTGGAAGAACCCTGCCGTACCACCCTGGAACACACGTCGCTGCCGGCCTGGCTGCCCAAGCGCCGCTGGTTCGCCGGTAAGGACGCCGCCATCGACAGCGTGCATATCGCTTACGGCGTGCGCTTCGGCGACGCGCAGCACCCGGTGCTGCTCAGCGAGATCGACGTCACCAGCGCGGGCCAGACCAGCCGTTACCAACTGCCGTTCGGTTTCCTCGGCGAAGACCAACTCACCACGGCCTTGCCCCAGCAACTGGCCATGGCCCGCGTACGCCGCAGCCGCCAGGTGGGGCTGGTCACCGACGCGTTCAGTCTCGAGCATTTCGTTCGCAGTGTGATCCAGGGCCTGCAGGCGGGCACCGTGCTCAATAGCAGCGAGGGTGATCTGCGCTTCGAGGCAACGCCGCATTTGGCCGCCTTGCAGCTGACGGACGAAGCCGCGGTGCGCTACCTGTCTGCCGAGCAATCCAACAGTTCGGTGGTGGTGGGCGAGAGCCTGGTGCTCAAGCTGATCCGCAAAGTCAGCGCCGGGGTGCACCCAGAGCTGGAAATGAGCGCCTACCTGACTGAAGCCGCCTACCCGAATATTTCTCCGTTGATGGGTTCGATGAGCCGGCGCGACGTCCAAGGCGAGGACAACCTGCTGATGATCGCCCAGGGCTACCTGAGCAACCAGGGCGATGCCTGGAGCTGGACCCAGAACAACCTTGAGCGTGCGATTCGCGACGAGCTGGCCGAAGCGATTTCCGAACAGGAGCAGCACTACAACGCCCTGGGCGAACTGGCCGACTTTGCCGGCCTGCTTGGCCAGCGCCTGGGCGAGATGCACGTGGTGTTGGGCGCGCCTACCCAGAACAAGGACTTCAAGCCCGAAGTCACGTCCGTCAAGGACACCCAGGCCTGGGCCAAGGACGTGGGGGCGCAAATCCAGCGGGCCTTGCAGTTGCTCAAACTAAATCAAAGCCAGTTGAACCCCGCCGATCAGGCGCTGGTCAGTGAACTACTGGCGCAGGAAAAAGCCATCGGTACGCATGTCCATGCATTGGCGAAAGCCACGCTGGGCGGGTTGCGGATTCGCGTCCACGGTGACTTGCACCTGGGCCAGGTATTGGTGGTCAAGGGCGATGCCTATTTGATCGATTTTGAAGGCGAGCCGGCGCGTCCGCTGCATGAACGGCGCGGCAAGCACAGCCCGTACAAGGATGTGAGCGGTGTGTTGCGCTCCTTCGACTACGCGGCGGCCATGGCCTTGAATGTGCAAGCGGTTGACCATTCGCCGCAAGCGCAGGCCGCGCGTCGGCGTGTGACCGAGCGTTACCTGAGTGAAGCCCGCCAGGCATTTACCCAGGCTTATCAGGCAGCGACGGCTACACTGGCGCATGACTGGCAGGATGCCAACGGCCAGGACGCTGCGCTGACGTTGTTCAGCCTGGAGAAGGCCGCGTATGAAGTGGCCTACGAAGCGGAAAATCGCCCGAGCTGGTTGCCGGTGCCCTTGCAAGGGCTGCACGGTTTGCTCAGCGGGCTTACACCTGAATCGAAAACTGCACGCGGTGGGGAGACGTCATGA
- a CDS encoding alpha-1,4-glucan--maltose-1-phosphate maltosyltransferase: MTAETLVPEHASLPLSQALLLPRIAIESTMPVIDGGEFAVKAVVGQRVNVTSKVFADGHDKLAVLVRWRPLGQEHWHSVVMSDVGNNGWEGAFTVTTQGPHEFCIEAWIDTFASFCYELRKKHEAGVPVSLELQEGRSLVLQAAERSDNELRDRLMLLHHELSGLLETEQVAQFLHEDSAHLMTQADHRAYLSVSTVYPIDVERERAQFASWYELFPRSITDDPARHGTFNDVHSRLSMIHDMGFDVLYFPPIHPIGRSHRKGKNNSLTAGPDDPGSPYAIGSEEGGHEAIHPQLGSREDFRRLVKAAADHGLEIALDFAIQCSQDHPWLKQHPGWFNWRPDGTIKYAENPPKKYQDIVNVDFYAADAIPSLWVELRDIVVGWVEEGVKTFRVDNPHTKPLPFWQWLISDVRAQYPEVIFLAEAFTTPAMMARLGKVGYSQSYTYFTWRNTKAELSEYFTQLNQSPWRECYRPNFFVNTPDINPGFLHESGRAGFLIRAALATMGSGLWGMYSGFELCESAPVPGKEEYLDSEKYEIRPRDFTAPGNIIAEIAQLNRIRRQNPALQTHLGLKLYNAWNDNILYFGKRSEDGSNFVLVAVNLDPHNAQEAHFELPLWEMGLPDDAQTQGEDLMNGHRWTWYGKTQWTRLEPQMPFGIWRITAS; this comes from the coding sequence ATGACTGCTGAAACACTGGTTCCAGAACACGCTTCGTTGCCGCTGTCCCAAGCACTGCTGTTACCCAGAATCGCGATTGAAAGCACCATGCCGGTGATCGACGGCGGCGAGTTTGCCGTCAAGGCGGTGGTCGGCCAGCGGGTCAACGTGACCAGTAAAGTGTTCGCCGATGGCCACGACAAGCTGGCTGTGCTGGTGCGCTGGCGCCCGCTGGGGCAGGAACACTGGCACAGCGTGGTCATGAGTGATGTGGGCAACAATGGCTGGGAAGGCGCTTTTACCGTCACCACCCAGGGGCCCCATGAGTTTTGCATCGAGGCCTGGATCGATACCTTCGCCAGCTTCTGCTATGAATTGCGCAAAAAACACGAAGCCGGGGTGCCGGTCAGCCTGGAACTGCAGGAAGGCCGCAGCCTGGTGCTGCAGGCCGCCGAGCGCAGTGACAACGAACTGCGCGACCGCCTGATGCTGCTGCATCACGAACTCTCCGGCCTGCTGGAAACCGAGCAGGTCGCGCAGTTCCTGCACGAAGACAGTGCACACCTGATGACCCAGGCCGACCACCGCGCCTATTTGAGCGTCAGCACCGTCTACCCGATTGACGTGGAACGCGAGCGCGCCCAGTTCGCCAGCTGGTACGAGCTGTTTCCCCGCTCGATCACCGACGATCCGGCTCGGCATGGCACTTTCAACGATGTGCACTCGCGCCTGTCGATGATCCATGACATGGGTTTTGACGTGCTGTATTTCCCGCCAATCCATCCCATCGGCCGTAGCCACCGCAAGGGCAAGAACAATTCCCTGACCGCAGGCCCTGATGATCCCGGCAGCCCCTACGCCATTGGCAGCGAGGAGGGCGGGCACGAGGCGATCCATCCGCAGCTGGGCAGTCGCGAGGATTTCCGTCGCCTGGTCAAGGCTGCCGCCGACCACGGCCTGGAGATCGCCCTGGACTTCGCCATCCAGTGCTCCCAGGACCATCCTTGGCTCAAGCAGCACCCGGGCTGGTTCAACTGGCGCCCGGACGGCACGATCAAATACGCCGAGAACCCGCCTAAAAAGTATCAGGACATCGTCAACGTCGACTTCTATGCGGCGGATGCGATTCCCAGCCTGTGGGTCGAACTGCGCGATATCGTGGTCGGCTGGGTGGAAGAGGGCGTTAAGACTTTTCGCGTCGACAACCCGCACACCAAGCCGCTGCCGTTCTGGCAATGGCTGATCAGCGACGTGCGCGCCCAGTACCCGGAGGTGATCTTCCTGGCCGAAGCCTTCACCACCCCGGCCATGATGGCGCGCTTGGGCAAAGTCGGTTATTCCCAGAGCTACACCTATTTCACCTGGCGCAACACCAAGGCCGAACTGAGTGAGTATTTCACCCAGTTGAACCAGTCGCCGTGGCGCGAATGCTACCGCCCGAATTTCTTCGTCAATACGCCGGATATCAACCCTGGCTTTCTGCATGAGTCCGGCCGCGCGGGTTTCCTGATCCGCGCCGCGCTGGCCACCATGGGCTCGGGCCTGTGGGGCATGTATTCGGGCTTCGAGCTGTGCGAGTCCGCGCCGGTGCCGGGCAAGGAGGAATACCTGGACTCGGAGAAATACGAGATTCGCCCTCGCGATTTCACCGCGCCCGGCAACATCATCGCCGAGATCGCCCAGCTCAACCGCATCCGTCGGCAGAACCCGGCACTGCAGACGCACCTGGGGCTCAAGCTCTACAACGCCTGGAACGACAACATCCTGTACTTCGGCAAGCGCAGCGAGGACGGCAGCAATTTCGTGCTGGTGGCCGTCAACCTCGACCCGCACAACGCCCAGGAAGCGCACTTTGAATTGCCGCTGTGGGAGATGGGTTTGCCGGACGACGCCCAGACCCAGGGTGAAGATTTGATGAACGGCCATCGCTGGACCTGGTACGGCAAGACCCAATGGACGCGGCTGGAGCCGCAGATGCCGTTTGGGATCTGGCGGATTACCGCTTCTTAA